Below is a genomic region from Hevea brasiliensis isolate MT/VB/25A 57/8 chromosome 3, ASM3005281v1, whole genome shotgun sequence.
tttttaattttattaattcaattcgATTTGAAATCGAACCGTCCATATGCACACTTTTACTTTCGCTGATATTCGAAAAGGCTAAACCCAAGCCCAAGTCCAAAACAGATGAGCTTCCATCTATTGGAATGGATCAGCACCCGCAGACTCGAGGCATGTTTGATTCAGCAATTGCAACTAGTACCAGCATTCAGTAATTAATGACCAAATGTTAATCTTGGGTCAGATTATATGAGTGTCATTGTCATTGACATTACCTGTACAGCACGAGGATAGAGATCACTTGGTGAAGTTGTGTGTGGTGGAGAAGTATATGAGGAAGATTTCCCAAGGGAAAGTCAAGGCTGAAATTCTCTTTCAAATCTCTTTAGCATAGAATTTAAAATCCAGCTCATAGATTAGATTTAGGCCTTCAATATTGACCAAAAGCCGGGTACAGCATTTTAAATCAATAATTTCATCTGTAATTGCTGTCCAAAGTTCCCACTTTTGGCACGTCCTCTCCCACCAGTCTCCCTGCAGAAGAAAAATCTAATTTGCACTGCCTGCTATCCACAACCATATTGGCAACCgatcaaattttttttatatccgATCCGATCAAATCATAAGACAGATTTAGATAGTATATAATCGAGTTTGAGATaagtttaaatttgaaatttaatactCATGACGAATTCAGATCGAGTTCGAATTTTATATATTGAGTATCCGTTACCCGAatccgtttatataaatatttaattaaatataaaatatatatatttttaataatatttataaatttttatatattttattttatataaaataaaattaaaatattttttaaaattattaaatttttaaaatataaattattaataaaaataattttttatatagattattaaataaatatataaaattaaattagtttgaatatttttttttataataataatcggATTTGAGAAGAAttcgaattttaaaaatattaatcgaaTTCGGATACAAATAGAATGATTTTCGCGAGTACCCTACCCGTTACCATCCTTATCCCTCTTCAATACATCAATTGTGCATCATTACCTTGACAAACCATTCAATAACTCACCCCCTATAAATAAGACCCAGTTCTTACACTAATTTAACAAAATCTTCAATTCTCATCTGCAAATATGAAGAAGAATCTTTtcctttccctcctcatttcctcCCTCTTTTCCCTTTCCCTCTCAGAACTCTGCAACCACCATGACAAGAAAGTTCTCCTCCAAATCAAACAAGACTTTGGCAATCCTTACCTTCTTGCTTCTTGGAAGGCAGACACTGATTGCTGCACACAATGGTACCAGGTCGAGTGTGACTCTACCACCCACCGTATCATTTCCCTCACCATTTTTGCTGGTAATCTTTCTGGAGAAATTCCCCCTGCTGTTGGTGATTTGCCTTATCTCCAGACCCTTGTGTTCCATAAGCTAACAAACGTTACAGGCCCCATACAACCAGCCATTGCCAAGCTCAAAAGCCTCAACTTTCTCAGGCTTAGTTGGCTAAGCCTCACTGGATCAGTGCCTGACTTTCTTGGCCAACTCAAGAATCTCACGTTCTTGGACCTGGCTTTTAACAGACTCTCTGGATCAATACCGAGTTCGCTTGCTTTACTGCCAAATCTTGGTGCACTTCACTTGGATAGGAACAGGCTTACAGGCTCTATCCCAGAATCATTCGGTGCATTTCAAGGCAACGTACCTGGCCTTTACTTGTCTCATAACCAACTTTCAGGTAAAATC
It encodes:
- the LOC110647415 gene encoding polygalacturonase inhibitor produces the protein MKKNLFLSLLISSLFSLSLSELCNHHDKKVLLQIKQDFGNPYLLASWKADTDCCTQWYQVECDSTTHRIISLTIFAGNLSGEIPPAVGDLPYLQTLVFHKLTNVTGPIQPAIAKLKSLNFLRLSWLSLTGSVPDFLGQLKNLTFLDLAFNRLSGSIPSSLALLPNLGALHLDRNRLTGSIPESFGAFQGNVPGLYLSHNQLSGKIPASLGNLDFGAIDFSRNKLEGDASILFGPNKTTQIVDLSRNLLEFDLSKVAFQSSLTSLDINHNKIYGSIPQRMTQLDLQFLNVSYNRLCGKIPVGGKLQSFDYSTYFHNRCLCGAPLESCKKA